TCCGTCTCGCCAGGAGCTTTGCCCCGGGTATGCAAGCGCGGCGACGCGGGGCATTTCTGTTCATCTCGTCGATCAATTCGACTTTCGCCACGCCGGGTCTGGCGGCCTATGCCGCGTCAAAGGCGGCGCTCGACAGTGTGACAAAGACGCTCGCGCTCGAGCTTGCCGGAGACAATGTGCGGGTCAATGCGATCCGCCCCGCGTCGATCGATACGCCGTTGCTGCGCCAAGGATTTGAGGCGCACCCGGATCCAGAGGTGGCGCGGACCGCCAATATCGCACGGCATCCGCTTGGCCGGCTCGGCACGCCTGAGGACGTTGCTGCACTAGCATTATTTCTCTGCTCGGATGAAGCGTCCTGGATCACTGGTGTCGATTATCTGATCGACGGCGGCGCCAGCATCACCCGGCGCTGAATCCGGTAGCGCACAAGTCGGCGTCTCCACAGATTTCGGGTCGAGCCGTGTAATGGCACAACGATCGATGCGCGTTTTTGCAATTGATTTTCGTCAACGCCCTGTTGACATTGTAGCTAAATGTGCAACACTTTGCCCGAAAGAAAATAAGAATCGCAGGGGAGAGTGATATGCGAAGGACGAATCTTTGGCTCGGTGGCGCTTGCCTCGGAGCGATTTTGGCCGCGACATCGGCGACCGCGCAGACCCAGCCGCAACCATCGCCCCCGGCCGAGACTCCGCCTGCTGCGGGGGAGACGGCCGACAGCGAAATCGTCGTCACAGGTTATCGTCAGAGCCTGGCCGAAGCGCTCGACGTGAAGCGCGAAACCAATCAGTTTCAGGATTCGATCATAGCCACCGATGTGGCAAAGCTTCCCGATAACAATATCGCTGAATCGCTCCAGCGTGTGTCCGGCGTGCAGATTCGTCGCGCGCTCGGCGAGGGCACCAGCGTTTCGATCCGCGGCCTTCGGCAGAACCGGACGGAGATCAACGGACGCACGCTCGTCAACCCGAACGGCCGCGGTGTCGGCATCGCCGCGGTCGCCGATTCGGATTACGGCCCGTTGTCGCTTTTTCCGTCGGAAATGATCGGCCGACTCGACGTCATCAAGTTGCAAGGCGCGGAGCGCACCGATGGCTCACTCAGCGGCACTGTCGATATCATCACCCGCAAACCATTCGACAAACCCGGTCAACTAATCTCGATTTCAGGTTCAACCGTCTATTCGGACCAGGACAAGCGCTGGGGCTATGACGGATCGGCGCTCTATTCGAATACCTTCGCCAACGACACGTTCGGCATTCTCTTGAACGCGACCTATTCGAACAAGCCGGTCAATGAGGATTCATTCAACTCGTTCACCGGCTACACGCCGCTGACATCGGCGTTCAACACTGCCGCCAATCCGAGGGCGAACGATCCAAATGGTGACGGCATTCCGGGTACCTATATCGCGGACTTCCGCTTCCAGCGCCTGCGCGAGAAACGCGAAAAGATCGGCGGCAACGCGGCGTTCCAGTGGCGGCCAAGTGACAGCTTCGAACTCTATGGCGACGCCGCCTATTCGCACCTGAACACCAACCGCACGCGCGACTGGTTCTCAGTACCATTGAGCAGCAATGCCAGCGACTACACGTCCTATACATTGTCGTCGAACGAGATTCTCACGTCGGGCACGATCAATCAGGTCGCCCAGGGCAACGCCGAGGCGTTGAAGGTAAAGAGCGATACAATCAGCAGTGGGATCGGTTTCAAGTGGAAAACCGATAACGGGCGATTTTCGGTCAATCCCGAATTCAACTATTCGCGCGCCACGATGGACGTAACCCAGGAGTTCGTCCGGGTGCAGAGCATCAACAAATATCTGTTCGGATTTGATATCAACGACGGCGGCATTCCGACCGTTACGGCGCCCCCCGCGCTTGACGTTACCTCCCCCGCCCAGTTCCGCTACGCCAACGTGTTCGACAATTTCAATCGCAACACGGGGCAGGAAACCGCTGGCAAGATCGACTTTGCGTTCAAGCCGGAAGGGGCGTTCCTGTCGCAGATCGATGCAGGCATACGCTATTCGGCGCTGACGACCAGTCGCGATACGATCCAACGGCAGATCGGGTTCGGCGGCACGACGCCCGCCAACACGCTGCTCGTCTCCAACGGTCCGGCAATCTATAATATTCGTGACTATTCCGACTTGCTCGGCGGCGGCGCACCAGCAATCGCAATGAATTATGTTGCGGCCATAGCGACGGCGCTGCCGATCGGCACGGCGTGTGAGTTCCTTGCTCCCAACAGCGGCCTGTGCCCGGCACGGTCTGTCGATCCGCTACAGTCTTTCCGCATCTCCGAAAAGACGATGGCGGCCTATCTCAAGGTGAATTTCGCGACCAGTCTTGGTTCGATGCCGCTGTCGGGCAATGTCGGCGTGCGCTATAGCGATACCGATCGCGATGCGCTGGGCGCGATCCGCCGAACCAGTGGGGCTGTCGATCCGCTGGAGGTCAAATCCCACTTCGTCGACTGGCTGCCCAGTGCCGTCGTGAAACTGGAACTGACCGACAAACTGCTGTTCCGCGCCGGCTATGCAAAGGTGCTTGGCCTACCCGACTCGGTCGATCTGTCGCCCGATCTCATTCTCAACCGTCTGTCGCCGTACAACGGGACGTCAGGCAACCCGCGCCTCGATCCGCTCCGCGCCAATCAATATGACATCGCGCTGGAATGGTATTTCGCACGCGGTTCGGCGCTGACCATCGGCGGTTTCTACAAGGACGTGAAGACCTTCATCTTCAGCCGCGCCGCCTATGAAATACCGCCGGGCGAAGTTGCGCCTCCGGGCCAGCCCGAAGGCTTCCTGGTGACGCGGCCTTTCAACGGCACGGGTGGCAAAGTGAAGGGCGTCGAAGTGCTGTTCCAGACCCCATTCTATTTCCTGCCGTCGCCGCTCGACGGCTTCGGTGTGGTCGCCAACTTATCCTACATCGACAGCACGACCTCGCTGCTCGACCGCAACGGATCGGCGTTGCCGCTCCAGGGCTTGTCCAAAGTGAATTACAATCTCGTCGCTTATTATGAAAAGTACGGCTTCGGCATTCGCGCCGCGTACAATTATCGCGACAAATTCTTCGACAGCGTCGGACCAGGCAGCACCGCTATCTATTACGCACCGTATCGGACGCTCGACGCGTCGGTGCGTTATGAATTCGGACCGTTCACGATCTTCGCCGATGCCTCGAACCTGACCAATGAGGTGCAGAAGCGCTATGTGGAATCACCCGAAGCAACGTCGTTCTACGGGTTGCAGGGGCGTCGTTTCTCGCTCGGGTTCAACGCCAAATTCTGAGGGCTCACATCGCCCTCGCTGTGCTCCTCCCTGGGGGACCGGAAGGAACCTCCGGTCCCTCATCTTGTCTGGTCTAACCGGCGCGGAAATCCGCTCGGCGTTCGCAATTCGTCCTGGAGATTGAAATGACTGCAAGTATTGGCGGCGTGTTTCCCGTGCTGCCCACGGTCTTCACCGCGACTGGCGATATCGACGAGAATGGATTGGCCAACGTCATCGACTACGCGATCGATCGCGGTGTCGACGGGGTGGTATTTCCGGGCCTCGCCAGCGAATATGATATGCTCACGCTGGATGAGCGCGACGCGATGATCCACTTCGTGGGAAACCGCGTGGCAGGCCGCGCGCACTTCGTCGTTGGTGCCAGCGGCGGCGACCTGCACGAAAGCACACGCCTGGCGACCGCCGGGGCTGCTGCCGGCGCCGTCGCAGCCATGGTGATGACGCCGAAGTCGGTCGGCGCCGACGCTATGTTACTGAGCGCATTCTACGCTGCGCTCGGTGCGCGTGCGGATCTGCCGCTGATGCTCCAGAACGCGCCCACGCCGATGGGCCTGGGACTATCCGGCGCGCAACTTCGCGAAATCGTGCAAGCAACCGATGCGATCCGCTGGGTCAAGGAAGAGAATATGCCTTGCGGCCAGCGCATCAGCGAGCTGCTGGAGCACCGCCCGTCCAGCCTCCTCGGCGTGTTCGGCGGTGCCGGCGGGCGCTACATCACCGATGAACTGGCCCGTGGCGCGATCGGCACGATGCCCGCGGTTGAGACCCCCGAAATCCACGTCGCGTTGATGACCGCGCACCTTGCCGGCGATAGCGAAAAGGTACGTGATCTCTACGAAGCCGTTCTGCCGATCCTGATGATGCAGGCGGTGTTCCGCTGGCGCCTGACCAAGGAAGTGCTGCGTCGCCGCGGGCTGATCGCGAACGCCTATACGCGCTCTCCGGGGCCCGAATTCGACTCCGGGGATCATGAGGAATTGACGCGGATTCTGGATCGTCTCGAAAATTACTCCGAAGGCGGAGCCGTTCGCTAAACCGCGACGCGATAATCAAGCGCCGGATCGGCGAGGTCGAGCTGCACCCCACGCACATCGCCACTTTCGCCGATCTTGCGCGCCGCCTCATGCAGCGCATCGAGCATTTCGGGCATTGCCGCCGTTGGTATCCACCCGGACAGACCGATCGCCGCATAGACCGGCTTGCCGATCGTGATCGCCACCGTGTGCTGCTCGCGCTCATCCTTGACGCGGAGCCGGACATAGCCCTGGGCGCGAACCTCGTTGAGTGCGGTCAGGAGCGTCGGAAGATCCGCATAGCCCGGGATATCGTGGCTGGCGTAGGTTTCCTCAACCTCAAGATCGTCAAGCGCCGCCAACAGCGCCATGCCGATGCCGCCGCGCGTCGCTGGATACAGGCCGATCCGTCCCAGCGCGTCGGTCTCGGGCATGTTGGGCGGCGCGTGGAACAAGTAACTGACATTGTCGCGCCACAACACACCCATCGCGACCGTATGACCGAACCGGCGCAAGCCTTCGAGCGCTGGCAGCGCCCGGCGCAGCAAACCCGACGCGAACAGGCTCTGCGCCGCGAGGACCGTCATGCCCGAGCCTGGGCCGTATTTGCGGTCACTGGTCTGCCGCGCGATCCCCAGATAGGTGAGCGTCTTGAGTAGTCGATTGACCCGGGTAGTTTCCAGATCGACACGGCGCGCCAGTTCCCGGCATCCGACTGGCTCGGTCGAGGTCGCGAGCGCCTGAAGCACTGTGATACCGTCGATCAGACTCTGGTTGGGCTGCGCGCCCGCTTTCGCTCTGCCGGCTCCCACGCGCATGTTCAGTTCCATCGTTGCTTGTTCAGCGTCACTTGCGAACCCGCTTCAACCCCGCAGCTATCCCGCCTGCAAAGTTTCGTCCAGACGAGCAATTGCCTCTCTCGAAACTCTTGCCACCAGAGCATCGATTAGTGTTGCTAATAAAGCTTCAAATGACCTAAACGAGTTCAATAGCGCGAACGACGCCTTTTACGAACGGGAGCAGGATGTATGACGCTGGATGATCGGATCGCGTCGATCGACGTTTTCTCCGTCACGATTCCACAGGACGACGCCTATCTCGGCGGCCTTGGTCCGGGGGAATCGATCAACAGCGCCGGCTATTTCGTCCGCCGCGGCAATCGCACGATCTACCCAGCGGCGATGCGTTCCGCGGTCGTGCGGGTGACGCTCGATTCAGGCGCTGACGGCTGGGGCGAAACTTACGGCCTGGTCGCGCCCGATGCGATCCACGCGCTCATTTCCGATATCATCGCGCCGATCATTGCCGGTCGTTCGCCCTTTGACGTGCAAGCGATCTGGGAAGACCTGTACGATCTTATGCGCGTGCGGGGCTATACCGGCGGCTTCTGGCTCGATGCGCTGGCTGCAGTGGACATCGCGCTGTGGGATCTAATGGGGAAATTGACCGGATTGCCGCTCCATCAGCTGCTCGGCGGCAAGCATCGCGACCGCATCCCGGCCTATGTCTCCGGCCTGCCTCGCCCGACGATTGCCGAGAAGGTCGATCTCGCGCGGAGCTTCGTCGACAAGGGTTATGACGCAGTGAAGATCGCCGCCTCGGTCAGCTATGAAGGCGTCGAACGCGAAATCGCCGCGCTCCGCGAGGGTCTTGGCGCCAATGTCGCGATCATGCTCGACTGCCACTGGATGTATACGCCGGCGGAAGCCATCGCGCTGCTCCAGCGGCTGGCGCCCTATAATATCTATTTCATGGAAGCGCCGTGCAAGACCGAGGACGTCGCCGGCCTTGCCGACATTGCCGCCCATGCGACGGTGCCGATCGCCGCGGGAGAGGAATGGCGCACCGTCTATGACGCGCGCTCGCGGCTTGAAGCGCGCGCGGTCTCGATCGTGCAGACCGAGATGGGGCATAGCGGCATCACGCAATTCATGCGCATCGCGCACTTGGCGCAGGCACATCACGCCAAGATCATCCCGCACGCGACGATCGGCGCCGGTATTTTCGCGGCTGCCAGCCTGCAGGCATCGGCGACCGTGCTGAACCTCCCCTATCATGAGTTCCAGCACAGCATATTCCCCCATTCGGCGAAGTTGATGAACGGCCGGCTGGAATGCGCGGAGGGCTATTTCGCGCTGCCGGAGGGCCCCGGGCTGGGCGTCGCTCCCAACGAAAAGTTTTGGGATAACGCCAGGAAACTCGGCTGACCTGGGCCTCGTGGCAAGCATCCGCGGTGTAGCGGAGGCTGCGCTAAGACACCCGCGGCAAACACAGGTTGGATTTCCATAGAGGTCACCAGCGCCAGACCAGAATCGCGCATCTTCTGAGGCAATATGGGCCGGCCGAACGAGTTCATTCGTCGTCGAACGCCTGGGTTTGCCGCGCGATGCGCAGAAGATAGCCGTCGAGTGCGCCCAATTCCTCGTCATCGAGGTCGGCCGTGATCGTATCGAAAAAGGTGATGCGCTCGCGGCGGAAGCGGTCGTGAAGCGCCAAACCTTCCGGCGACACATTCACCTGTTGGCGCTTGCCATGGTTGGGATCCGCTTCCCGGGTAACCAGCCCCGCTTTCTCCAGGCTGAGCAGTGCCCGGCTCACCTCGGCGCGATCGACCGCTGCTGCGGCGGCGATGCGGCTCGCGTTCGCGTCGCCGAGAACGACCGCATGTGCGAGCACGCGCCATTCAGCGAGCGTCAAGCCGGCACCATCGCGCACCTGACGCGCGGTTGCGCGATCGATCATCTTGGCGAGGAGGAGGAGCCGGTAGGGGAGGTGGCCGCGATCGAACAATCCCCAGGTTTCCGTGATGTCCGTTCGCTTCGTCATGCTTCGCCAGATCCCTTCCTTGCCAAGCTCATATGTGTTGAGTAATCAACATATACTAGAGAGCAGCCGAGGGAATTTTTCGTCGATGGATGGCATGCACCGCTTCCACCCCCAGTTCGAACATGCGTTTAGCATTTCGATAGCATTGACCAAGCCTTATTGGATCAAACCCTCGGCACGGGGGGACACGCGTGCTGCGATCTATGCCGCGAGCGGCACGGTCGAGGGGCCGCGGCTGAGCGGGCGCGTGGTGCCGATGTCAGGCGGTGACTTTCCGCTGCTACGGCCCGACGGTGTGATAGATTTCGACGCGCGCTATTTGATCGAGGCCGATGACGGCGCGATCATTTATCTCCAGAATCGCGGTTATCGCTGGGCGCGCTCGCCGGACATCGCCGAACGGATGGCGCGCAACGAACCGGTCGCGCACGAAGATTATTATATGCGTGTTTCCCCCAGCTTCGATGCGCCGGCCGGGCCGCACGACTGGCTCGCAAGGCATGTCTTTGTCGGGGTCGCCGAGAAGACCCCCAATGCCAACTGCATCCATTATTTCGTCGTGCTCTGATGGTCGAGCGATCCGCTGCCTTCGAGACGATCATGCGCCCCGGCGTGGATCCGGCAAGCGCCCCCAACAAGCCGCCGCTCCCGCCTCTGGAGCATGTCGTGTGGCGGGAGCGCGGCCTGGTGATCGAACGCAATGCGGGAATATGCCTGCGCGACGGCACCGAAATCTATGCTGATCTATATCGGCCCGAGGGGGAGGCCGATCTTCCGACATTGTTGGCATGGGGCCCTTACGGCAAGCACGCACTGTCAAACCAGGTGTTCTGGCCGCTTTCCGGCGTCGATCCCGATTGGTTGTCGCCGCTGACCCCGTTCGAGGGGCCTGATCCGTTATTCTGGGGCCGCTTGGGTTATGCCGTGGCGGTGGTCGATCCGCGCGGGGCGTGGCTGTCGGGCGGCGATTTTCATCACAATGGCCGCCAGGAAGCCGAAGATTGCTACGACACGATCTGCTGGCTTGCCGATCGCCCGGGATCGAACGGCAAGATCGGGATGACCGGCGTGTCCTATCTTGCCGCGATCCAGTATCTCGTCGCATCGCTGCGTCCGCCGGCCTTGGTTGCGCTCAACCCCTGGGAAGGCTTTTCCGACTGGTATCGGGAGTTTGCCTATCATGGCGGGATACCAGAGACCGGCTTCCTTCCTCGTGCCTCCGACAATATCCGTTTTTCGCTCAACCGCACCGAGGATAGCTGGGCGAACATCCAGGCGCATCCGATGATCGATCCATTCTGGCGGTCCAAGGAGATCGACCTCGAGGCGATCGATCAGCCGGCCTATGTTGTTGCGAGCTGGTCGGACCAGGGGCTGCACTTGCGCGGTACGATTGAAGCTTATCGCCGGATGGGCAGCGCGCAGAAATGGCTTGAAGTCCACGGGCAGAAGAAATGGGCGCACTATTATCGCCCCGAGAGTCGTGCGCGGCAGCACGCCTTTTTCGATCATTATCTCAAAGGCCGCACGACCCAGGCCCAGGCATGGCCCAGGGTGCGGATCGAGGTACGTGAGGCGGCCGGAGTCGCGGTGGAACGCGCCGAGGCCGAGTGGCCACTCGCCCGCACCATCTATACCCGGTTATGGCTGGATGCCGCGACGGGCCTGATGACGATCGACGAGCCTGCCCGCGAGGCCGAATTCCGCTACGACGCCGTGACAGGCCATGCTGCGTTCGACCTGGAGTTCGACCAGGACACCGAGATCACGGGGCATACCAAGCTACGGCTCTGGGCAGCCGTCGAGGGTGCGGACGACATGGATCTGTTCGTCGCCGCGCAGAAGCTCGACCGCGCCAAAATGCCGGTCGGATTCACCTTCTACGCCTTCTACGACAATGGTCCGGCCGCGCTTGGCTGGCTGCGCGCAAGTCATCGTGCGCTCGATTCCGAACGGTCCTCGCCATCGCAGCCGGTGCATCTTCACGAAGTGGAGGAACCCCTGACGTGTCAATCGGCGCGGCAACGGGGACCGGGATCGGCATGTAAAAGGAGACCACTCACGTGCCGTCGTTCTGGGGGATGTCGGCGTAGGGCGTAGCCCGGAGCCGACATCCCCCAGAACGACATCCTCTTTGGCAGCGGCAGCGACGGCGCTCAGCTTCGGTTCTTGAACCGCCAGCTCTCGTTGCCTGTCTCGACGATGTCGCAGTGATGGGTAAGTCGATCGAGCAGCGCGGTCGTCATTTTCGCATCGCCGAACACGGTCGGCCATTCGCCGAACGCCAGGTTGGTGGTGACGATGACCGAGGTGTGTTCGTAAAGTCGGCTGATGAGGTGGAACAGCAGCTGCCCGCCAGCGCGTGCGAACGGCAGATAGCCAAGTTCGTCGAGGATCAGGAGGTCCAGCCGCGACAGATGCTCGGCAAGCTTGCCGGTGCGGCCCTGAAGGACCTCCATCTCGAGCCGGTTCACCAGATCGGTGGTATTGTGGAAGCGAACGCGGGCACCGGTGCGGATGCAACTGCGCGCGATGGCGATACTCAGATGCGTCTTGCCCGAGCCCGTACCGCCCACCAGCACGACATTGCGCTGGTTGGCGAGGAACGCCCCGGTGGCGAGATCGCGAACCAGCGCTTCGTTGATCGGCGTGCCGGCGAACTCGAACTCGGCGACCTCCTTTGCAAGCGGCAGCTTGGCGATCGTCATCTGATACTTGATCGAGCGGGCATGCTTGTCGGCGATCTCCGCCCGCAACAGATCGCCGACGACATGCTGAACGGGATACTGGCGCTTGATCGCATCGGCGATCACCTCGTCATAGGCCTGGCGCATACCGGCGAGCTTGAGGTCGCCCATCAACTCCAGGATCTGGTGGCGCTCCATCATCACGCCGCCTCACGAAGCGGGGTCAGCAGGCGATCGTAGCGGCCTGCATCGGCGATCGGCTCGATCTCAAGCCGCAGATGGTCGGGTGTTGCAATGGTGGGCTCCACCGGCGCCGATCGGGACCGGGCCAGGATGTTGAGCACCACATCGGCGCTGGCCACCCCGTTCGCGAGTGCTTCGGCAGCGGCGTTCTCCACGGCGTCAAGACCATCGACGGTAATGGCGGTGAGGATCTTGACCATCTGGCGGTCGCCATCGCTGCTCTCCTTCAAACGGGTGCGCAGACGCTCCAGTCCTGACGGCAATGCGAGTTGCTTGAACGGCGCGCCGTTCCTCAGCGCACCCGGCTTCTTTGCCAGCACCGGTACGTAATGCCACGGATCGTAGATCGTCTGATCGCGACCGTAGCGCCGCGCATGCTCTGCAACGATATCATCACCCTGCCGGATAACGATCCGGTCGGCATAGGCGTGGACCTCCGCCGGGCGGCCCAGTGCGCGGGCCGCGACCGAGTACTTGTTGTAATCGAACCGCACGAGCAGTGTTTTGGAGACGGTCGCGGTCACCGCATGGAAGCCATTGAACGCCGTCGTCGGCAGCCGCATCAGCGCCGCCTTCTCGTCGTCGAACACATCGGCGACGGTCCGCTCGCGCAACTCGGGATGACGATGGGCGCTGGCATGTTCGATGCAGCGATCGAGCAGCCAGGTGTTCAGCTCCTCGTAGCTCGCAAAGCGCAGCCGCGGGGTGAAGAAGCGCTCGCGCACGAGGCCAACCTGGTTCTCGACCTGTCCCTTCTCCCAGCCAGCTGCCGGCGTGCAGGCGGTCGGCTCGACCAGATAATGGCTGCACATCTGCAGGAACCGCCGGTTGAACCGGCGTTCCTTGCCGAGGAACACCACGTCCACCGCCGTCGACATATTATCGTAGATGCCGCGCGTGCAGACACCGCCAAAGAAGGCGAACGCTCGTGCATGCGCATCGAACACCATCTCCTGCGTCTCGCGCGGATAGGCCGCCACGAAGAACATCCGGCTGTGGGAAAGCCTGACGTGCGCGACCTTCACCGTCGTCGTCACGCCCGCCATCACGATCACTTCGTGGCTCCAGTCGAACTGGTACGCTTCGCCAGGATCGAAGCTCAGTGGCACGAACGCGGTCGCCGTCCGCCCCGCTTCCTCGCGTTGCCAGCGACGGGCATGGCGGCGAACAGCATCGTAGCCGCCCTCAAATCCAAGCCCGCGCAGCACCTCATATAACCTGATCAGCGTCAGACGTTCGCGGCGTGGCTTGCGTTCGTTCTCGGCCAACATCTGCTCCAGCGCGGCCGCGTGGCCACCCAGCTTCGGCTTGGGCTCCGCAACCCGCGTGTACGTGAACACGGGCTCCTCCGCCTCGATCGCCTTGCGCACCGTCTTGCGCGACACATGCAGTCGACGCGCGATCTCCCGCACCGACAACTTCTGCACGAAATGCGCGCGCCTGATCCGTCCTATCGTCTCCACCGTCGTCATCCTCCACCTCGTCGCCAGCCAACACAGCAGGCGAACATAGATGACCCGGAAGGTGGTCCCCGTTTAGGTGCCGATTACCGGGTCAGGTGGTCCCCAATCTCACGCCGAAACACAGCATGTTTAGCAGTTTCACCTTTCTGCCGGTGTTTTGCCTCGTTGAACTGCATCAGAACGCCATCCATGCGCTTGGCGAATGGAATATCAGCTCGCATTATCGCATCCGACGATATCGGCCGCCTCACTGCGCTGCGAGCCGCGTCCCGGCCCGTCCTAGACGATCAGGTGGTGTTCGTCGCTTAGGCACGCTTACCTACCACGAAATCGCCGATACAGTGGAACGCGTCACGGGCCGGACGATGGAACGGACATTGAGGACGGTGCCACAGTTGATAGTCGACGTCGCTGCCCATCCCGCTGACATTGCGCAAATACCGCATGGCATTCGCGCGGACAGATGGGGTCGCGTGGCTCAAGGAACGGACCGTCAACGCGACACATGGTCTTGCTGTCGTCGATGTCGCGACCTGGCTACGAGGGACGCGCAACTTGGTGCGCGGGCCGACATTCGGGTGACGACGCTGGCTAGTCACCGGCGATCACGATAAGCCGATTATGAATTCGAGTCCGATGCGTGGCTGCCATTTTGACTGCCCAGTGTTGTGGACGGCGATTAAGTCTGTCAT
This portion of the Sphingomonas sp. So64.6b genome encodes:
- the istA gene encoding IS21 family transposase; this translates as MTTVETIGRIRRAHFVQKLSVREIARRLHVSRKTVRKAIEAEEPVFTYTRVAEPKPKLGGHAAALEQMLAENERKPRRERLTLIRLYEVLRGLGFEGGYDAVRRHARRWQREEAGRTATAFVPLSFDPGEAYQFDWSHEVIVMAGVTTTVKVAHVRLSHSRMFFVAAYPRETQEMVFDAHARAFAFFGGVCTRGIYDNMSTAVDVVFLGKERRFNRRFLQMCSHYLVEPTACTPAAGWEKGQVENQVGLVRERFFTPRLRFASYEELNTWLLDRCIEHASAHRHPELRERTVADVFDDEKAALMRLPTTAFNGFHAVTATVSKTLLVRFDYNKYSVAARALGRPAEVHAYADRIVIRQGDDIVAEHARRYGRDQTIYDPWHYVPVLAKKPGALRNGAPFKQLALPSGLERLRTRLKESSDGDRQMVKILTAITVDGLDAVENAAAEALANGVASADVVLNILARSRSAPVEPTIATPDHLRLEIEPIADAGRYDRLLTPLREAA